From Bacillus sp. Marseille-P3661:
ATAAAATTCATTGCTAAAATAGCTGATTGTTCAGCAATCACATGGTCTGCTACTAATGCTAAGCTAAACCCCAAACCTGCTGCTGATCCATGGACTGCACTTATAACAAGTTTCGGCATTGTATATAGCGTTAACATCATATCATTAATCAAATCCATTAAGCGATCAAAACTATCATCGTCTGTATTTATGAGCATCGCCTTAATATCTCCGCCAGCTGAAAAAGCCCTTCCGTCTCCTTGGATAATCAAAATATCAGCATCGCTACTAGCAATCTCCTTTATTTTGTCATGCAACTCATGAATCATTTCACCATCCATAGCATTTAAACTATCTGGACGGCTCAGCTTAAGAGTAGCAATTCTCCCTTCAATCGATAACAAAACCCTATTCATACCCCACTCACTCCTTATAAAAGCAACGTGTAATTCTCTATTGTTTTATTCACTATAGAATTAAAAATCCCTTCATGTTCCCAAATAAAAACCATGAAATTTGCCATTTAAGGCAAATTCCATGATCTAATTTAAAAATGTCTCATTTAACAATCTTAATTTTTCATTTGTATAATGCTCGAATCCATCATTATATGATTTTGGGTCTTTAGCGTTAGCAAACCTTGTAATTTTTCTAGTTTGCGGATGGACAAACTTACTCGCTGCACCACAGCCAAGACCTAATATAGTTTGTTGTTCTTCCATTATCATAATATTATATAGACTTTCTTGACCTTTAAGAGAGTAACCGACATTTTCTAGGTTACCCAAAATATTTTTTTGTCGATATAGATAATAAGGTTCATAACCATGTTGTTTCGTCCAATGACTTGCACTTTCCATCATCAATGTTATTTCATCACGGTCTGCTACTTTATATTTTTGTTTATTTTGCGTCATTTCTGATGCACGTTTAAAAGAGAGTGTATGAACGGTTAATGATTCGGGCATCAGCTTAGCCGTTTCCTCCAATGTATATTGAAATTCATCTA
This genomic window contains:
- a CDS encoding enoyl-CoA hydratase; this translates as MNRVLLSIEGRIATLKLSRPDSLNAMDGEMIHELHDKIKEIASSDADILIIQGDGRAFSAGGDIKAMLINTDDDSFDRLMDLINDMMLTLYTMPKLVISAVHGSAAGLGFSLALVADHVIAEQSAILAMNFINIGLIPDGGGHFLLKQRLGETKTKQVIWEGKRLTAHEAHALGLVDDVCMDHAVDAAHRKAAVWLQKPIEAMIKTKKIMVDSNRAQFIEILKMEKLGQKKMRHTANHKEGLNAFIEKRNPIFSTNVK